One window of Paenibacillus sp. FSL K6-3182 genomic DNA carries:
- a CDS encoding phospholipid carrier-dependent glycosyltransferase, with the protein MVEWVRKNKAWTIAIVLIFMLALWLRVDFLTSVKHNISHDSKYYDEMVHRLLDEGIYAYKEEVPNARVTPGYPLFMTGMYLVADQIGVEPFPLIRWVQVLISMATLIIIYMIAMQATRNKWVAIVAFFISAIYHPFIWANGAVLTETLALFLLMAYLSLQLYAFRTERKRDAALAGILLGLTVLVRAEFLPIFVPLYGVFLLQKWYKKKSGVQTEVISKWAIFKKVLLMGVITGLCLSATMLPWWIRNVVSLNEFVLTASQSNPFKAGTYPNKDYTDKIVDPTGLTQDEVAWARIKAGFTQQTWKYVKWYTVGKLKYTYTHMFFGSGHAPLYHAYPKVAYLHVLIIYSTIIPLLALIWRWRHPAAMLAVVIFVMTMIRLVFVPEYRYNFTVMPLFIILFSWLGIYILQKIWAYIERRKTA; encoded by the coding sequence GTGGTGGAATGGGTTAGGAAAAACAAAGCATGGACGATAGCGATCGTTCTTATTTTTATGCTTGCCTTGTGGCTGAGGGTTGATTTTCTTACATCGGTCAAACATAACATTTCACATGATTCGAAGTATTACGATGAGATGGTGCACCGGTTGCTTGATGAAGGCATTTACGCCTACAAGGAAGAGGTTCCAAATGCAAGGGTAACACCGGGTTATCCACTATTTATGACGGGTATGTATTTAGTGGCTGATCAAATCGGCGTAGAGCCGTTCCCGCTTATTCGTTGGGTACAGGTGTTAATTAGCATGGCTACACTCATTATCATTTATATGATTGCGATGCAGGCAACAAGAAACAAATGGGTGGCAATCGTAGCGTTTTTTATTAGTGCAATTTATCATCCCTTTATTTGGGCAAATGGAGCAGTTCTCACAGAAACGCTCGCATTATTTCTCTTAATGGCCTATCTGTCTTTGCAGTTATATGCCTTTCGTACCGAACGAAAGCGCGATGCTGCGCTAGCGGGTATCTTGTTAGGCCTGACAGTACTTGTTAGGGCGGAATTTCTACCGATTTTTGTTCCTTTGTACGGAGTATTTCTGCTTCAGAAATGGTACAAGAAGAAATCGGGTGTGCAGACCGAGGTCATATCCAAATGGGCTATTTTCAAAAAAGTTCTATTAATGGGTGTTATTACGGGGCTCTGCCTATCAGCTACGATGCTCCCTTGGTGGATAAGGAATGTCGTTTCATTAAATGAGTTTGTATTGACTGCTTCACAGTCCAATCCATTCAAAGCGGGTACTTATCCGAATAAAGATTATACAGACAAGATCGTTGATCCAACGGGATTGACACAGGATGAGGTTGCATGGGCGCGCATCAAAGCAGGCTTCACGCAGCAAACCTGGAAATATGTAAAATGGTATACGGTAGGAAAGCTTAAATATACTTATACGCATATGTTCTTCGGCTCGGGACATGCTCCTTTGTACCATGCTTATCCGAAGGTAGCATACTTGCATGTACTGATTATATACAGCACGATTATTCCGCTGCTTGCGCTTATATGGAGATGGAGACATCCTGCAGCCATGCTGGCGGTGGTCATCTTCGTCATGACGATGATTAGACTTGTGTTCGTACCGGAATATCGTTATAACTTTACCGTTATGCCCCTGTTTATTATATTGTTCTCTTGGCTCGGTATTTATATTTTGCAAAAAATATGGGCATATATTGAACGTAGAAAAACGGCGTAG
- a CDS encoding EamA family transporter — MAYIILFLNILLLVSGQLLWKTGMNKMDTAKGDTWVSLLWSPHIWSGLVLYGIATVLWLYVLKKLPLSLAYPLQSLAYVIALVAAVFIFNESVPLQRWIGAAIILAGVIVLAWK, encoded by the coding sequence ATGGCATATATCATATTGTTTCTTAATATTTTGCTGCTTGTTTCGGGCCAATTATTGTGGAAAACAGGAATGAACAAAATGGATACGGCGAAAGGCGACACATGGGTATCGTTATTGTGGTCGCCTCATATATGGTCGGGACTTGTTTTGTACGGAATTGCTACCGTTCTTTGGTTGTACGTACTTAAGAAGCTCCCGCTTAGCCTTGCCTATCCGCTGCAAAGCTTGGCTTATGTAATAGCGCTGGTTGCAGCTGTATTTATATTTAACGAATCGGTACCGCTGCAGCGCTGGATAGGCGCAGCTATTATTTTGGCGGGTGTAATCGTACTCGCTTGGAAATAA
- a CDS encoding DUF2304 domain-containing protein, with product MQALWIITSVVFLFVLIMLINRRLLREQYSMLWLLFGVVMLILSVRVQIIDTLAHAIGIAYAPALLFLVGILFCIMLILHLTVIVSKLSEKVIRLTQELGILHHELHERKRSDS from the coding sequence ATGCAAGCCTTGTGGATTATCACAAGTGTGGTTTTTTTGTTCGTGCTGATTATGTTGATTAACCGGAGATTGCTCCGTGAGCAGTATTCAATGCTCTGGCTGTTGTTTGGTGTAGTAATGCTGATATTGTCCGTACGCGTTCAGATTATTGATACGTTGGCTCACGCGATTGGTATTGCTTATGCGCCGGCGCTGCTTTTTCTAGTCGGAATTTTATTTTGTATTATGCTTATTTTGCATCTTACAGTCATTGTATCCAAATTGTCGGAGAAAGTTATTCGTCTTACACAAGAGCTTGGAATTTTACATCACGAGCTACATGAACGCAAAAGGTCGGATTCATAA